From the Candidatus Peregrinibacteria bacterium genome, the window CAAAGTATCAGAAGAAAAAATCTATGCAGTACAAGAAAAACTCAACGACAGACCAAGAAAATCACTTCGATATCGTACTCCAAATGAAGTCATTTCTGATCTCCTCTAGGGGTGGTGCTTATAATCCTTGAATTTTCCTCCTTATATCTCATTCATTAGCAAAGCTCTACTTTTACTTCTTTTTCAACCTCAACCTCTATTTCCGATGACTGAAGATTTGGATCAAGACAGAAAAAACAAACTGTTACGGAAATAAGCAGATGATCATCATTCTCTCTTGAAACAAGATCTAGGAATGCTGC encodes:
- a CDS encoding IS30 family transposase, with translation KVSEEKIYAVQEKLNDRPRKSLRYRTPNEVISDLL